A single Gambusia affinis linkage group LG20, SWU_Gaff_1.0, whole genome shotgun sequence DNA region contains:
- the aatkb gene encoding serine/threonine-protein kinase LMTK1 isoform X6 → MLALLGAMCSALFVPGCALSSHFNPDGAPLSELSWSSSLAVVAISFSGLFTFVFLMLACLCCKKGKMGFKEFENVDCDEYHADMSTLASTVSQGTPDVYVLPLTEVSLPTTKQPARSAQLLKSSELTRHSLLYLKEIGHGWFGKVLLGEVNTGLNTTQVVVKELKVSASVQEQMHFLEEAQPYRRLQHPALLQCLAQCTEVTPYLLVMEFCPLGDVKGYLRSCRSSEAINPEPLILQRMACDIASGLLHLHKHNFTHSDLALRNCLLTADISVKIGDYGLAHTKYKDDFYVTSDQTYVPLRWIAPELVDEVHGNLLIADQTQQSNIWSLGVTIWELFELGNQPYRHYSDRQVLTYAVREQQLRLPKPLLKVPLAERWYEVMQFCWLQPDQRPNAEEVLLLLSYLCAKGASEAEEDFERRWNSLRPNAGFNGLHTASTISRDQPSLTSSSFPLLEQFSSGDGYHSESGDDILTVTETSHGLNFEYKWEQADPSYISQESSSTCTQANHHCPDVFYPPGGIVGGCPIESLSHGVSPTYYQPKHLHPPSVLPVLSAHSPSVSSEYYIRIEEPVDCNMDPDYNMCSYSPDYQGSSGSFLTGSADSGECMACPSQTKTMGPYWSADIHKSDLYDSNDSSPAISLTMEPLLGQVSDSSPLRPWESSHYVSYKDRDGGYYYEHSPTLEMNPYLVGSEHSSEHLQESWGSRSLRQALGELENPLGISPSVTSPPEQAYRATYLDTSQTSLLGKNITGGYYDMMGSLRKTMPSHTRHNSHSVSINMKTGGALFIGHRDSDTEEEEEGIFLERHSCNTWPSKHRHSSGGHHRRASHSCRQDSYTDFNYTMPSTDIEDTWPDQHSLAFHSLPKPIDYLEPHQAKDNSACLSLSKHHTMVPSDNCNAYIYLCHEGETQETPSGECCHTHFVDPLTGLLVRNNNYCHSYSHSNYITDKTTDILSSEEMINLSPAPGGPVVSKHTLIKANDCEEYYINPSSEETPREEVIKENLIMQNPPEPRKEEVTLTMTKNSPPPPDNRHVMVSITDPQSELSHTADSGMDQAGSTVSLIDILDCSDEEEDITDDITDVTSGIFADEGNELNASPAFKSLQKQVGTPDSMDSMDLPSAAGSCEGLSPASSQPSSSPKAMDSGYDTENNESPEFVPKESHDTRSQPQGKPTLDTGLEEVQENLEEENKAEVQPSLGQGSILDSSQTEDHIFLPLSDKTPYRDSAYFSDYENEKQSRDEERELQLKEMDHHSDEEKLHVGGKKAEKRKSGEEEELEDGVVNKDFKLEVDHDPTGIAESLPPGTSSTENEEPSDSAFKAEAILDEWPSHEESSALGDWAAEVVGAMEEALGALNGDSASSYKEEKDMEDKTDSVEAGKVEETPMKTNHKRPLGMSGEILHVLPKDEVALQHTANSRRFSSSSPVSPSTPQPPLPATEGRSSPADGEEADEEDTDDSDESDEELRSYSVQEDEESEGECHPVPIVVSDNSEAHKLRSLLKVPSLAAENQEEDHKKKTVSFFDDVTVYLFDQESPTKELVEYGFPLASEGSISGRKSQERPNIAADSSDGNISEESAGFEWEDDFPLLPLPTSSTAADSPPLRAVAKAPEPKPAIQLSRFTVSPSNVSRFSITHISDSDMDSAGGWSLHHLHAPPLSLWRNHD, encoded by the exons GAATTCGAGAACGTGGACTGCGACGAGTACCATGCAGACATGTCCACCTTGGCCTCCACGGTCTCCCAGGGCACTCCGGACGTCTACGTCCTGCCGCTCACCGAGGTTTCCCTGCCGACCACCAAGCAGCCGGCCCGATCTG cCCAGCTGCTGAAGTCCTCTGAACTGACTCGCCACAGTCTGCTCTACCTGAAGGAGATCGGACATGGATGGTTCGGGAAG GTTCTGCTTGGGGAGGTGAACACGGGCCTGAACACCACACAGGTGGTGGTGAAGGAGCTCAAAGTCAGCGCCAGTGTGCAGGAGCAGATGCATTTCCTGGAGGAAGCTCAACCCTACCG CAGGCTCCAGCACCCGGCTCTGCTGCAGTGCCTGGCCCAGTGCACTGAAGTCACTCCCTACCTGCTGGTCATGGAGTTCTGTCCACTG GGGGATGTGAAGGGTTACCTCCGAAGCTGCAGGTCGAGCGAGGCGATCAACCCTGAGCCCCTGATTCTGCAAAGGATGGCCTGTGACATTGCATCAGGACTGCTGCACCTGCACAAACACAACTTCACCCACAG CGACCTGGCTCTGAGGAACTGCCTGCTGACTGCTGACATCTCAGTGAAGATCGGAGATTACGGTCTGGCGCACACAAAGTATAAG GATGATTTCTACGTGACCTCGGATCAGACGTACGTGCCACTGCGCTGGATCGCTCCCGAGCTGGTGGACGAGGTTCATGGAAACCTGCTGATAGCTGATCAGACCCAGCAGAGCAACATCTG GTCTCTTGGTGTGACCATCTGGGAGCTGTTTGAGCTGGGAAACCAGCCCTACAGACACTACTCTGACAGACAGGTCCTGACGTATGCTGTAAGAGAGCAGCAACTGAGACTTCCCAAGCCGCTGCTCAAAGTTCCCCTGGCTGAACGCTG GTATGAAGTGATGCAATTCTGCTGGCTCCAACCTGACCAGAGACCCAATGCAGAGGAAGTCCTCCTGTTGCTCAGCTATCTGTGTGCAAAAGGGGCCAGTGAGGCCGAAGAGGACTTTGAGAGGCGCTGGAACTCTCTGCGTCCCAACGCTGGATTCAACGGTCTCCACACCGCCTCAACAATATCTCGAGACCAACCCTCCTTAACCTCCTCTTCCTTCCCTTTACTGGAGCAGTTTTCATCTGGTGATGGCTACCATTCAGAGTCTGGAGATGACATACTGACAGTCACGGAGACCAGCCACGGGCTGAACTTTGAGTACAAGTGGGAGCAAGCAGATCCATCCTACATATCCCAAGAGTCCTCAAGTACTTGTACTCAGGCCAACCATCATTGTCCAGACGTGTTTTATCCACCAGGGGGCATTGTTGGAGGATGTCCCATTGAGAGCCTAAGCCACGGAGTTTCTCCTACCTACTATCAACCAAAACACTTGCATCCTCCCAGTGTGCTCCCTGTCCTCAGCGCCCATAGTCCCTCAGTAAGCAGTGAATATTATATCCGTATTGAGGAGCCTGTGGACTGTAACATGGATCCAGATTACAACATGTGCTCTTACAGCCCAGACTACCAGGGCAGCAGCGGGAGCTTCCTGACTGGCAGTGCAGACTCTGGTGAATGCATGGCCTGCCCATCACAAACCAAAACTATGGGTCCTTACTGGTCTGCTGACATCCATAAATCTGATCTGTATGACTCCAATGACTCAAGTCCAGCCATCTCCTTGACAATGGAGCCTCTTTTAGGTCAGGTTTCAGACAGCAGCCCCCTTCGACCATGGGAGTCAAGTCACTATGTGTCCTATAAAGACAGAGATGGGGGCTACTACTATGAGCACTCCCCTACTTTAGAAATGAATCCCTATCTGGTTGGAAGTGAGCATTCCAGTGAGCATCTCCAAGAAAGCTGGGGGTCAAGAAGCCTTCGTCAGGCTTTAGGAGAACTGGAGAACCCTCTGGGTATATCCCCATCTGTGACCAGTCCACCTGAACAGGCCTACAGAGCGACATACCTGGACACCAGCCAGACCTCTCTCTTAGGGAAGAACATTACAGGGGGCTACTATGACATGATGGGCTCTTTAAGGAAGACCATGCCTAGTCACACGAGACACAATAGCCACTCAGTCAGTATCAACATGAAGACCGGAGGCGCGCTCTTCATCGGACACAGAGACAGtgacacagaagaagaagaggagggcATATTTCTCGAGAGACACAGCTGCAATACGTGGCCTTCGAAACACAGGCACAGCAGCGGAGGACACCACAGGCGGGCGAGCCACAGCTGCAGACAAGACTCTTACACCGACTTCAACTACACCATGCCAAGTACGGACATCGAAGACACCTGGCCCGACCAGCACAGCCTGGCTTTTCACTCTCTGCCCAAACCCATCGACTATTTAGAGCCACACCAGGCCAAAGATAACAGTGCCTGCCTCAGCCTGAGTAAACATCACACCATGGTGCCCTCAGACAACTGCAATGCCTACATCTACCTGTGCCATGAAGGGGAGACTCAGGAGACACCATCTGGAGAGTGCTGCCACACCCATTTTGTTGATCCACTCACTGGTTTGTTAGTGAGAAACAACAACTACTGTCACAGCTACAGTCACAGCAACTACATCACAGACAAGACCACTGATATTCTCAGCAGTGAGGAGATGATCAATCTATCACCGGCTCCAGGGGGTCCCGTTGTTTCCAAACACACTTTGATAAAGGCTAACGACTGTGAAGAGTACTATATTAATCCTTCATCTGAAGAAACGCCACGAGAGGAAGTaatcaaagaaaatctgatcaTGCAAAATCCACCAGAACCTAGAAAAGAAGAGGTAACTCTGACAATGACTAAAAACTCTCCACCACCTCCTGATAACAGGCATGTGATGGTTTCCATCACAGATCCCCAGTCGGAGCTGAGCCACACAGCTGACAGTGGCATGGACCAGGCCGGCTCCACCGTAAGTCTCATCGACATCCTCGACTGCAGCGACGAAGAAGAAGACATAACAGACGACATCACTGATGTGACTTCAGGCATCTTCGCCGATGAAGGCAATGAGCTGAACGCATCTCCTGCTTTTAAATCTTTGCAGAAGCAGGTAGGAACTCCTGATTCCATGGACTCAATGGATCTGCCGTCTGCTGCTGGATCTTGTGAAGGTCTCAGCCCTGCTTCTTCCCAACCTTCCAGCTCACCTAAAGCCATGGACAGCGGATATGATACAGAGAATAATGAGAGTCCGGAGTTTGTCCCCAAGGAGTCCCATGACACCCGATCACAACCTCAGGGAAAGCCTACCTTGGATACCGGTCTAGAAGAAGTTCAGGAGAACCTGGAGGAAGAGAATAAAGCAGAGGTTCAACCATCATTGGGTCAAGGTTCGATTTTGGACAGCTCACAGACAGAAGACCACATTTTTTTACCACTGAGTGACAAGACTCCGTACAGAGACTCTGCCTACTTTTCAGATTATGAGAATGAAAAGCAAAGTCGAGATGAGGAGAGGGAACTCCAGCTGAAAGAAATGGATCATCACAGTGATGAAGAGAAACTGCATGTCGGAGgaaaaaaggcagagaaaagaaaaagtggagaggaggaagaactAGAAGATGGAGTGGTgaacaaagattttaaacttGAAGTGGACCACGATCCAACAGGAATAGCCGAATCGCTTCCTCCAGGGACAAGCTCGACAGAGAATGAGGAACCTTCAGATTCTGCCTTTAAAGCAGAGGCAATACTGGATGAATGGCCATCCCATGAAGAGAGTTCGGCCTTAGGGGACTGGGCAGCTGAGGTGGTGGGGGCCATGGAGGAAGCGCTTGGTGCCCTCAATGGAGATTCTGCTTCCAGCTATAAGGAAGAGAAGGACATGGAGGACAAAACAGATTCTGTTGAGGCTGGCAAAGTCGAGGAAACaccaatgaaaacaaatcacaaaagGCCATTAGGAATGTCCGGAGAAATCCTGCACGTCTTACCCAAAGACGAGGTAGCGCTGCAGCACACAGCTAACAGCAGGAggttctcttcctcctcaccgGTCTCTCCATCCACCCCACAACCTCCACTTCCTGCGACAGAGGGCCGATCGTCTCCCGCTGACGGCGAGGAGGCCGACGAGGAGGACACCGATGACAGCGACGAGTCGGATGAGGAGCTGCGAAGCTACAGCGTgcaggaggatgaggagagtGAGGGAGAGTGCCACCCCGTGCCCATAGTGGTGAGCGACAACAGCGAGGCTCACAAACTGCGGAGCCTCCTCAAGGTGCCAAGCCTGGCTGCAGAGAATCAGGAGGAAGACCATAAGAAGAAGACGGTTTCTTTCTTTGATGACGTTACCGTCTATCTGTTCGATCAG GAGAGTCCAACTAAGGAGCTGGTTGAGTACGGCTTCCCATTAGCATCCGAGGGTTCGATCTCTGGAAGAAAATCTCAGGAAAGACCTAATATCGCAGCTGATTCTTCAGATGGGAACATCTCGGAGGAGA GCGCAGGGTTTGAGTGGGAGGACGACTTTCCCCTCCTACCTCTGCCTACATCCTCGACAGCAGCCGACTCTCCTCCACTTCGCGCCGTCGCCAAGGCTCCGGAGCCCAAACCGGCCATCCAGTTGTCCCGGTTCACCGTCTCCCCATCCAACGTGTCTCGGTTCTCCATCACTCACATTTCTGACTCTGACATGGACTCGGCAGGAGGTTGGTCGCTTCACCACCTGCATGCACCTCCGCTCTCTTTATGGCGGAATCATGACTGA
- the aatkb gene encoding serine/threonine-protein kinase LMTK1 isoform X8 gives MSTLASTVSQGTPDVYVLPLTEVSLPTTKQPARSAQLLKSSELTRHSLLYLKEIGHGWFGKVLLGEVNTGLNTTQVVVKELKVSASVQEQMHFLEEAQPYRRLQHPALLQCLAQCTEVTPYLLVMEFCPLGDVKGYLRSCRSSEAINPEPLILQRMACDIASGLLHLHKHNFTHSDLALRNCLLTADISVKIGDYGLAHTKYKDDFYVTSDQTYVPLRWIAPELVDEVHGNLLIADQTQQSNIWSLGVTIWELFELGNQPYRHYSDRQVLTYAVREQQLRLPKPLLKVPLAERWYEVMQFCWLQPDQRPNAEEVLLLLSYLCAKGASEAEEDFERRWNSLRPNAGFNGLHTASTISRDQPSLTSSSFPLLEQFSSGDGYHSESGDDILTVTETSHGLNFEYKWEQADPSYISQESSSTCTQANHHCPDVFYPPGGIVGGCPIESLSHGVSPTYYQPKHLHPPSVLPVLSAHSPSVSSEYYIRIEEPVDCNMDPDYNMCSYSPDYQGSSGSFLTGSADSGECMACPSQTKTMGPYWSADIHKSDLYDSNDSSPAISLTMEPLLGQVSDSSPLRPWESSHYVSYKDRDGGYYYEHSPTLEMNPYLVGSEHSSEHLQESWGSRSLRQALGELENPLGISPSVTSPPEQAYRATYLDTSQTSLLGKNITGGYYDMMGSLRKTMPSHTRHNSHSVSINMKTGGALFIGHRDSDTEEEEEGIFLERHSCNTWPSKHRHSSGGHHRRASHSCRQDSYTDFNYTMPSTDIEDTWPDQHSLAFHSLPKPIDYLEPHQAKDNSACLSLSKHHTMVPSDNCNAYIYLCHEGETQETPSGECCHTHFVDPLTGLLVRNNNYCHSYSHSNYITDKTTDILSSEEMINLSPAPGGPVVSKHTLIKANDCEEYYINPSSEETPREEVIKENLIMQNPPEPRKEEVTLTMTKNSPPPPDNRHVMVSITDPQSELSHTADSGMDQAGSTVSLIDILDCSDEEEDITDDITDVTSGIFADEGNELNASPAFKSLQKQVGTPDSMDSMDLPSAAGSCEGLSPASSQPSSSPKAMDSGYDTENNESPEFVPKESHDTRSQPQGKPTLDTGLEEVQENLEEENKAEVQPSLGQGSILDSSQTEDHIFLPLSDKTPYRDSAYFSDYENEKQSRDEERELQLKEMDHHSDEEKLHVGGKKAEKRKSGEEEELEDGVVNKDFKLEVDHDPTGIAESLPPGTSSTENEEPSDSAFKAEAILDEWPSHEESSALGDWAAEVVGAMEEALGALNGDSASSYKEEKDMEDKTDSVEAGKVEETPMKTNHKRPLGMSGEILHVLPKDEVALQHTANSRRFSSSSPVSPSTPQPPLPATEGRSSPADGEEADEEDTDDSDESDEELRSYSVQEDEESEGECHPVPIVVSDNSEAHKLRSLLKVPSLAAENQEEDHKKKTVSFFDDVTVYLFDQESPTKELVEYGFPLASEGSISGRKSQERPNIAADSSDGNISEESAGFEWEDDFPLLPLPTSSTAADSPPLRAVAKAPEPKPAIQLSRFTVSPSNVSRFSITHISDSDMDSAGGWSLHHLHAPPLSLWRNHD, from the exons ATGTCCACCTTGGCCTCCACGGTCTCCCAGGGCACTCCGGACGTCTACGTCCTGCCGCTCACCGAGGTTTCCCTGCCGACCACCAAGCAGCCGGCCCGATCTG cCCAGCTGCTGAAGTCCTCTGAACTGACTCGCCACAGTCTGCTCTACCTGAAGGAGATCGGACATGGATGGTTCGGGAAG GTTCTGCTTGGGGAGGTGAACACGGGCCTGAACACCACACAGGTGGTGGTGAAGGAGCTCAAAGTCAGCGCCAGTGTGCAGGAGCAGATGCATTTCCTGGAGGAAGCTCAACCCTACCG CAGGCTCCAGCACCCGGCTCTGCTGCAGTGCCTGGCCCAGTGCACTGAAGTCACTCCCTACCTGCTGGTCATGGAGTTCTGTCCACTG GGGGATGTGAAGGGTTACCTCCGAAGCTGCAGGTCGAGCGAGGCGATCAACCCTGAGCCCCTGATTCTGCAAAGGATGGCCTGTGACATTGCATCAGGACTGCTGCACCTGCACAAACACAACTTCACCCACAG CGACCTGGCTCTGAGGAACTGCCTGCTGACTGCTGACATCTCAGTGAAGATCGGAGATTACGGTCTGGCGCACACAAAGTATAAG GATGATTTCTACGTGACCTCGGATCAGACGTACGTGCCACTGCGCTGGATCGCTCCCGAGCTGGTGGACGAGGTTCATGGAAACCTGCTGATAGCTGATCAGACCCAGCAGAGCAACATCTG GTCTCTTGGTGTGACCATCTGGGAGCTGTTTGAGCTGGGAAACCAGCCCTACAGACACTACTCTGACAGACAGGTCCTGACGTATGCTGTAAGAGAGCAGCAACTGAGACTTCCCAAGCCGCTGCTCAAAGTTCCCCTGGCTGAACGCTG GTATGAAGTGATGCAATTCTGCTGGCTCCAACCTGACCAGAGACCCAATGCAGAGGAAGTCCTCCTGTTGCTCAGCTATCTGTGTGCAAAAGGGGCCAGTGAGGCCGAAGAGGACTTTGAGAGGCGCTGGAACTCTCTGCGTCCCAACGCTGGATTCAACGGTCTCCACACCGCCTCAACAATATCTCGAGACCAACCCTCCTTAACCTCCTCTTCCTTCCCTTTACTGGAGCAGTTTTCATCTGGTGATGGCTACCATTCAGAGTCTGGAGATGACATACTGACAGTCACGGAGACCAGCCACGGGCTGAACTTTGAGTACAAGTGGGAGCAAGCAGATCCATCCTACATATCCCAAGAGTCCTCAAGTACTTGTACTCAGGCCAACCATCATTGTCCAGACGTGTTTTATCCACCAGGGGGCATTGTTGGAGGATGTCCCATTGAGAGCCTAAGCCACGGAGTTTCTCCTACCTACTATCAACCAAAACACTTGCATCCTCCCAGTGTGCTCCCTGTCCTCAGCGCCCATAGTCCCTCAGTAAGCAGTGAATATTATATCCGTATTGAGGAGCCTGTGGACTGTAACATGGATCCAGATTACAACATGTGCTCTTACAGCCCAGACTACCAGGGCAGCAGCGGGAGCTTCCTGACTGGCAGTGCAGACTCTGGTGAATGCATGGCCTGCCCATCACAAACCAAAACTATGGGTCCTTACTGGTCTGCTGACATCCATAAATCTGATCTGTATGACTCCAATGACTCAAGTCCAGCCATCTCCTTGACAATGGAGCCTCTTTTAGGTCAGGTTTCAGACAGCAGCCCCCTTCGACCATGGGAGTCAAGTCACTATGTGTCCTATAAAGACAGAGATGGGGGCTACTACTATGAGCACTCCCCTACTTTAGAAATGAATCCCTATCTGGTTGGAAGTGAGCATTCCAGTGAGCATCTCCAAGAAAGCTGGGGGTCAAGAAGCCTTCGTCAGGCTTTAGGAGAACTGGAGAACCCTCTGGGTATATCCCCATCTGTGACCAGTCCACCTGAACAGGCCTACAGAGCGACATACCTGGACACCAGCCAGACCTCTCTCTTAGGGAAGAACATTACAGGGGGCTACTATGACATGATGGGCTCTTTAAGGAAGACCATGCCTAGTCACACGAGACACAATAGCCACTCAGTCAGTATCAACATGAAGACCGGAGGCGCGCTCTTCATCGGACACAGAGACAGtgacacagaagaagaagaggagggcATATTTCTCGAGAGACACAGCTGCAATACGTGGCCTTCGAAACACAGGCACAGCAGCGGAGGACACCACAGGCGGGCGAGCCACAGCTGCAGACAAGACTCTTACACCGACTTCAACTACACCATGCCAAGTACGGACATCGAAGACACCTGGCCCGACCAGCACAGCCTGGCTTTTCACTCTCTGCCCAAACCCATCGACTATTTAGAGCCACACCAGGCCAAAGATAACAGTGCCTGCCTCAGCCTGAGTAAACATCACACCATGGTGCCCTCAGACAACTGCAATGCCTACATCTACCTGTGCCATGAAGGGGAGACTCAGGAGACACCATCTGGAGAGTGCTGCCACACCCATTTTGTTGATCCACTCACTGGTTTGTTAGTGAGAAACAACAACTACTGTCACAGCTACAGTCACAGCAACTACATCACAGACAAGACCACTGATATTCTCAGCAGTGAGGAGATGATCAATCTATCACCGGCTCCAGGGGGTCCCGTTGTTTCCAAACACACTTTGATAAAGGCTAACGACTGTGAAGAGTACTATATTAATCCTTCATCTGAAGAAACGCCACGAGAGGAAGTaatcaaagaaaatctgatcaTGCAAAATCCACCAGAACCTAGAAAAGAAGAGGTAACTCTGACAATGACTAAAAACTCTCCACCACCTCCTGATAACAGGCATGTGATGGTTTCCATCACAGATCCCCAGTCGGAGCTGAGCCACACAGCTGACAGTGGCATGGACCAGGCCGGCTCCACCGTAAGTCTCATCGACATCCTCGACTGCAGCGACGAAGAAGAAGACATAACAGACGACATCACTGATGTGACTTCAGGCATCTTCGCCGATGAAGGCAATGAGCTGAACGCATCTCCTGCTTTTAAATCTTTGCAGAAGCAGGTAGGAACTCCTGATTCCATGGACTCAATGGATCTGCCGTCTGCTGCTGGATCTTGTGAAGGTCTCAGCCCTGCTTCTTCCCAACCTTCCAGCTCACCTAAAGCCATGGACAGCGGATATGATACAGAGAATAATGAGAGTCCGGAGTTTGTCCCCAAGGAGTCCCATGACACCCGATCACAACCTCAGGGAAAGCCTACCTTGGATACCGGTCTAGAAGAAGTTCAGGAGAACCTGGAGGAAGAGAATAAAGCAGAGGTTCAACCATCATTGGGTCAAGGTTCGATTTTGGACAGCTCACAGACAGAAGACCACATTTTTTTACCACTGAGTGACAAGACTCCGTACAGAGACTCTGCCTACTTTTCAGATTATGAGAATGAAAAGCAAAGTCGAGATGAGGAGAGGGAACTCCAGCTGAAAGAAATGGATCATCACAGTGATGAAGAGAAACTGCATGTCGGAGgaaaaaaggcagagaaaagaaaaagtggagaggaggaagaactAGAAGATGGAGTGGTgaacaaagattttaaacttGAAGTGGACCACGATCCAACAGGAATAGCCGAATCGCTTCCTCCAGGGACAAGCTCGACAGAGAATGAGGAACCTTCAGATTCTGCCTTTAAAGCAGAGGCAATACTGGATGAATGGCCATCCCATGAAGAGAGTTCGGCCTTAGGGGACTGGGCAGCTGAGGTGGTGGGGGCCATGGAGGAAGCGCTTGGTGCCCTCAATGGAGATTCTGCTTCCAGCTATAAGGAAGAGAAGGACATGGAGGACAAAACAGATTCTGTTGAGGCTGGCAAAGTCGAGGAAACaccaatgaaaacaaatcacaaaagGCCATTAGGAATGTCCGGAGAAATCCTGCACGTCTTACCCAAAGACGAGGTAGCGCTGCAGCACACAGCTAACAGCAGGAggttctcttcctcctcaccgGTCTCTCCATCCACCCCACAACCTCCACTTCCTGCGACAGAGGGCCGATCGTCTCCCGCTGACGGCGAGGAGGCCGACGAGGAGGACACCGATGACAGCGACGAGTCGGATGAGGAGCTGCGAAGCTACAGCGTgcaggaggatgaggagagtGAGGGAGAGTGCCACCCCGTGCCCATAGTGGTGAGCGACAACAGCGAGGCTCACAAACTGCGGAGCCTCCTCAAGGTGCCAAGCCTGGCTGCAGAGAATCAGGAGGAAGACCATAAGAAGAAGACGGTTTCTTTCTTTGATGACGTTACCGTCTATCTGTTCGATCAG GAGAGTCCAACTAAGGAGCTGGTTGAGTACGGCTTCCCATTAGCATCCGAGGGTTCGATCTCTGGAAGAAAATCTCAGGAAAGACCTAATATCGCAGCTGATTCTTCAGATGGGAACATCTCGGAGGAGA GCGCAGGGTTTGAGTGGGAGGACGACTTTCCCCTCCTACCTCTGCCTACATCCTCGACAGCAGCCGACTCTCCTCCACTTCGCGCCGTCGCCAAGGCTCCGGAGCCCAAACCGGCCATCCAGTTGTCCCGGTTCACCGTCTCCCCATCCAACGTGTCTCGGTTCTCCATCACTCACATTTCTGACTCTGACATGGACTCGGCAGGAGGTTGGTCGCTTCACCACCTGCATGCACCTCCGCTCTCTTTATGGCGGAATCATGACTGA